The Saccharopolyspora gregorii genomic interval CCGCGCGACGACGACGGGCCGGACGAGGGCACCGACGGCGAACCGCCCGCCCGGGACCCGGAGGACTCCGACGACGCCGACGGCCCGCCCGCGGCGGAGCGGGACGAGACCGGTTCCGAGCCGGACCGGCCCGCCGGCCCGGAGCCGGAGGCCGCGCGCTCCGGCCGGGACGACGCCGGTTCGACGCGCACCGATCCCGCGGAGCAGACCCGCACCGAACCGGCCGAGGAGTTCTTCGACGCGGAGGAGGGACGCCCGTCCGAGCGGCGCGAGTCCGACGCCGACGTCTCCATGCGCTTCGCGGACAACTACTACCCGCAGGGCTACGGGTCGGGCAGCCACTACCAGTACCCGCAGGGCTACGGCAGCGGCACGCGTTATCCGGAGACGACGAGCGGCTACGACCGCGATGCCACGCCCGGCTCGACCGTCCCGATCGCCTCGGACTTCGCCGACCCGCGGTCGAAGATCTTCGGGCGGGACGACCGCGGCCGCAAGCTCGGCATCCCGCTGAGCCAGATCGACTACGAGATCATGCCGTCGAGCGGGGACTACAGCAGCGGCATCTCGTTCCGCCGCACCGGTTACTCGCTCACCGAGTCCTCCGACCGGTTCGTGGCGACGCTGCCGGGGGAGCGGGTGGTCGACGCGGCGGCGCACACCAAGCGCCCCGGGGACATGCAGCTGGACGGCAACGCGTTCTTCGTGGACGCGGCGCGCGCGGGCGAGGGCTTCGAGATCAGGCTCCGCGACGGCACGCCGGTGACGATCAGCCAGGAGACGCTCGGCGCGATCGTGTCCCGCGTCAACGACTTCCGCGCGTTCAACCGGGAGCGCAACTCCGCGGGCGATCCGGTCCCGCTGTCGGTGGTCGTGCTGAGCTCGCCGCGCGCCAAGGTGTCCGGGGTGCTGGCGCAGCTGCGCGAGGAGGGCTTCCAGGGCGAGGTGCTGCGGCCGCGCGGCGACGTCACCCAGCTCACCGACGGCCGGTTCGGCGTCGCGGGCAACGAGGGCTGGAGCCGCTACGGCCCGGGCAGCAGCAGCTCTAAGTTCGTGTACTCCAAGGGCAACGTCCGCAACATCAAGTTCTTCGAGCGCTACCTGCCGAACGCGGAGTTCATCCCGGACCACGACAAGGCCATCAAGGTCACGGACAAGAACTGGAAGGAGTACTGGATCACGCCGAGCGAGGCGCGGCCGAAGGCGTTCACCACGCGGGCCGGCGGGGTCTGGCGCGTCAACGGCCTGTCGTTCGTCGGCAAGAAGCACGAGGTCCGCACCGACGCGGCGATCGCCGCCGACCTCGACGGCTTCACCCGGGTCGTGCGCACCCGCCCCGGCGAGGGCATCTCCGACAAGCTCGTGCACCGGCTGCCGAAGCTGTCCCCGGAATACGACCCGACGGCCCGGCTCGCGGCGCTGCCGTGGCAGCTGGAACGCCGGAACGTCCTGGACGTGACGACCGGCAAGGTCAAGACCGTCCGGACCGGCCCGGCGCTGCTGAGCTCGCACGGCAACGCCGAAGAGATGACCATGCACATCAAGCGGGGCGACCAGCAGCTGGAGATGTGGCTGCCCGGCAGCTCGTTCATCTACATGCTGGTGCAGCAGAAGGAGTTCCAGGACCTCTACGCCGCCAACCCCGGCGTGGAGTTCGCGGTGACCGTCTGCGAGGCCGGGGCCGAGGGCGCCAAGGTGCTGCCGAAGATGATGGAGATGGCGAAGCGGTTCAGCATGCCGAACCGCTTCTTCACCGGTGCCGACACCATCAGCATGATCAAGCTGGAGGACAAGGACCGGAAGGGCGCCACCATCGGCGTCGCGAACAACAAGGGCTGGGTGTCGTCCTACGTCGCCGCCGACGGCCAGGTCGTGCACAACTCCTACCCGCATACCCGGTACTCCGACGAAGAGCTGGAGACGCTGCCGTTCCGCTCGAAGATCTCCAGCGGCGGGCACAACCACCGCGGCGCCGGGCCGGTGCCGCTGAGCACCGAATACCTGAACCCGGGCATCTCGGTGCGGGCGCAGGACGAGCAGGGCAGGCCGATCGCGCTGCCGATCGACCAGATCGGCTACCACCGCACCGCCGGCGACTCCGGACTCGGCGTCGCGTTCGGGCGGCCGGAGTTCCGGCTCGACGGCGACGCGGACCGGGTCGTGGCCACCATGCCGGGCGAGACCGTCGAGCAGGCCGCCGGGCACGAGAAGCGGCCCGGCCACGAGAGCGCGCTGCCGAAGGGCGCGAAGTTCTACGCCGAGGCCGCGAACACCGACCGCGGCTTCCGAGTCCCGCTGGTCGGCGGCAGGCACGCGTTCCTGCGCGGCGACGCGCTGGCCGCGGTGATCGGGCAGATCCCCGCCGCGAACGAGTTCCTGAACAGCGGCGCGCACCTCGCGCTGCTCGCCGACGACGTGGCCCCGGCCGAGGTCGTCGCGGGGCTCTCCCGGCAGGGCTTCGAGAGCTCCGTCATCTCCACCGGGGGCAAGCTGGGGCAGCTGCCGGACGGGCGGCTCGGCGCCGCCGACAACGCCGGGTTCACCACGACGCGGGCCGACGGCACCAGCAGCACCCACGGCCGGTTCTCGGCGGGCAACGTGGAGAACATCGCGTTCTTCGAGTCGGAACTGCCGCGCAGCGAGCACATCCCGGACGCCGACGCCCCGATCCGCGGCGTGGACCTGAACGGCGAGCCGTTCGAATTCTTCCCGCACGAGGTGCACCGCGCCGGCTACCGCACCGGCGACGACGGCGGCGCCCGCACCACCGCGGTCGACTTCACCGGCATGGACCGGCTCCCGGTGTCCAAGGTGAACCCGTTCAAGGTCCTCGCCGAGCAGGCGGACTCGCTGCAGCAGGTCGCCCGCACCCGGCCGGGCGAGGAGTTCGCCAAGACCTCCGCGTCCGGGCGGCGCAGGCTCGGCACCTCCGACCCGCTGCGGCGGCTCGTCGACTCCCCGTGGAACCCGACGAAGATCGAGGTCACCGACCCGGCCACCGGGCAGCGGAAGGTCGTGGACGCGGGCCCGAACATGCTCGGCGGGCACGGCAGCGAGCGCCACGTCGGCGTGCTGGTGCACCGGAACGGCGTCGAGCACAAGGTCCGGGTCAGCGGCGCGGACTACATCCGCACCCTCGCGCAGACGCCCGAGTTCCGGGACATGCGCCGCGCGAACCCGCACAGCCCGTACCTGCTGACCGTGTGCAAGGCGGGCGGCGACGGCGGCACCACCTTCTCCTCCGCGGTGCGGGAGCTGCGCTCGATGTCGGTGCGCAACGAGGTCATCGCGGCCCGCGACGTGCTGGACCTGACGGTCACCGGGAGCAGGCCGATCGTGTCGGTCATCGACAACCAGGGCTGGGTCAGCAGCCGGATCGAGGACGGCGTCGAGACCCCGGTGCTGCACGAGGGCACCCGCTACACCGCGGCCGAGCTGGCGACCATGATCGGCTACCGCCCGGGCGACGCGCGCGGTCCCGCCGCCGAGCACTCGACGTCCTTCGGCGAGGACGGCGGTCCCGGCCCGTCCCGCGGCCCGCGGCCGAGCCGGGAGGCGATCATCGCCGAGGTCGACCGGCTGGCCAAGAAGTGCACCTGCAAGCAGAACAAGAAGCAGTGGGGCCGCGTCACCCACGACGTGGTGGTCCGCTACGCCCGCAGCTACGAGGGCGACCGCACCGGGCAGAGCCTGCGGCACCTCGACCGCCAGATGTACAACGCGGTCGTCGCCGCGGAACGCCGCGAGCGGACGGGCGACGCCGAGCCGGTCGCGGACGGGCAGAAGGTCCCGGCCGCGGTCGCCGAGCAGGAGCTCCAGACCATGCTGCACAACGGGCACCTGGTCTTCGCCAGCAACTACAACCGGTCCGTGTTCCGGCTGCACGACGTGCTGACCGACCTCAGCGGCACCGACCGCGACGCGGACCTGGGCGGCAGCGACGCCCTGCAACGGCTGGTGCAGCAGGACTTCGGCGAGCCGGGCCGCGCCGGTGCCGACAGCGACGGCGAGGCACCCCCGGCCGTGCCGCCGAAGAAGGGCCCCGGCAAGCGCGCCTCCGGCGTCCCCGACGGCGGCGGCAAGCGCCGCCGGACCCTCGACGGGGTGGACGACTCCGAGCAGCAGCCCGGCGGCAAGGCGCTGCGCGAGATCGAGCGTCGGCGCCGCGACCGGGAGGCCATGCTGAAGGTGCGGGAGGGGCTCACTCCCGACCAGCAGGCGATGCAGGCGCGGGACTCGAAGGCGGCTGAGCCGGGCTCCTCGGACGACGTCGTGTTCAAGCGGGACAACGAGACGCTGCAGGCGCTGCGCGAGGCCTCGCACATCCGCCTCGTCGACATCTCCAACGACAAGGCGAACGACCCGGCCTACCGCGACTACCTGGCGAAGCTGCTCTCCGACGACGCCGAGTACGCCGGCTACGCGTACCTGGTGCACGACGGCGAGGGCGCGGGCAAGATGCACGCCGAGCAGAAGCTGCTCCAGCTGCTGCAGAACGCGGGGATCACCGCGGAGACCCAGGGCGGCCCCACCCACCTCCGCGGCACCAAGCGTCCCTGCGACCCGTGCCTGTCGCTGCTGCGCTACTTCCGGGACAAGGTCGGGCTGGACCTGCGGTTCAACGACCGCGGCAACCACTACTACCGGGAGTCCCTGGAGACCGGGGTGCGCCACCTCGCCGGGTACGACGAGTCGAAGGGGCCGGAGCTCGGCGAGCACCTGCGGGACGAGCTGGGTGATCCGAACCGCGTCATGTACATGTCCGCGCCGAAGCACACCAGGCCCGCCCCGGCCGGGTCCGCGCCCGGACTGCGGGGCGTCGAGCTGGGCGCGGAGGGCGGCGAGCAGCAGCGCTACACGGTGCCGGAGAAGACCCGGGACGCCCAGGGCGAGCCGGTGCTGGAGTTCCCACCGGACTCCGACATCCAGGGCATGGTGGACACCCCGTCCAGCAGCGAGGCCGAGGACGACGCGGCCATCACCGACCTGGTCTCGCACACCCGGTACCTGCGGATCGGCAACCGGGCGGGCGCCGAGGCACCCGAGCTGAAGGAGCCCACCGCGGTCCGCAAGCAGCGCGAGCAGGCGCACTTCGACGCCGTCGTCGCCCCGCAGCTGGAGCACGCGGCGGGTGCGGAGTTCTGGCGCGAGGTCGAGGCCCGCCCACCGCGCGGCGGCAAGTTCACGCTGGAGTTCCCCGACGAGCTGCGCCACAAGATCAAGGAGCTGATCGACGCGACCCCGGAGCTCAAGCCGCGCATCTCCGAACGACTCCGGATGACCACGGTCGCGATGGACAAGCAGCTGGACAAGATCGGCGGCTCTACCCGCAAGCTGGCCTACCGCGTCGAGAACATCGCGGGCGCGGAGGCCCGCCTGTCGGCCGCCATGCCCGCCGAATTCCGGGCCATGTGGGAGGCCGAGAAGCGGGCCGCGGCGAACGAGGGCCGCGACCCGAAGAACCTGGACTCGAAGAAGGTGGAGTTCACCGAGGCGTTCGAGGACGTGCTGCACGCGATGGTGAACGAAGACGAGAAGAAGATCTCCGCCAACTCGATCGCGGAGTTCCTGCTCATGCCGAAGGGCACCTTCAACAACCGGATGAAGAACATCGCGAAGAATCGCGGCGCCGGGAGCTAGCGGCGCGGGCCCGACCGGAAACGGCACGGATAAGGTGGGTCGCGGGGCGGCCCCGATCGAAGGACTCCTGATGCGAGATGAGACCCCGCCGGACGACGCGGACCGCCAGTGGGTGCTGCTGGTCGACCCGGCCTGGCAGCCCGAGGCGGAGGACGAACCGGCCCCGGCGGAGGCCGTGGTCGGCGCCTGGGTGCTCGAGGCCGACGGCTCCGTCGGCCCGTTCCAGCCGAACCCGGACTACCTGCCCTCGCGCGAGGACTCGCCGACCGATCCGGTCGACGCCGCCGTGCAACTGGTGGTGCGCGGGGAGCAGCCGGAGCGGGCCGCGATCGAGACGATGCGGGACGCGATGTTCGGCATCGCCCTCGACGGCCGGGGCGCCGCGATCGTGGCGCCGTCGCCGGACGGCGTGCCCTCGGTGCTGGTGGCGACGTCCCCGGTGCACGCCCGGCCGCTGGACGTGCCGAGCTGGCAGGAGATCAGCGCCGCCGACCTGGCCGCCTCGCTGCCCGCGGAGGGCGTGGACGTGCTGCTGAACCCGGGCGCCCCGGCGTCGATGCGGGTGGTCGCCGCCGCGCTGAAGGAGGTCGTCGCCGAACCCGCGCCGACCGCGCGGGCCCCGTTCGCCCGTGACGAGCCCATCGCCCGCGCCGAGCGAACCGGCCGCGCCGAGCCGACCGGCCCTGACGACCCGGTCGCTCCTGACGACCCGGTCGCTCCTGACGACCCGACCGGCCGCGCCGACCCGATCGCTCCTGACGACCCGACCGTGACCACGAACCGAGAGGACCCCGCCGTGGCGGACACCGACAGCGCCGAGGCCGCGCGGGAGGACACCGGCGAGCACTGGGCGATGCTCGTCGACCCGAACTACGCCCCCGAGCATCCGGACGACCCGGTGCCGGAGGAGGCGATCGTCGGCGCCTGGTACGTCAGCGACGGCGGCGTCACCGAGCGGTTCGCCCCGAACCACGCCTACCGCCCGTCGAGCCCGGAGCTGCCGACCGACCCGTTGGACGCGCAGCTGCGCCTCGCCGCCCGTGGGGAGGGCACCGCGGACGACTTCGTCGCCTCGCTGCCCGGCGCGCTGATCTGCCTCGCGCTGGACGAGGACGGTTCGGCGATCGTCACCCGCGCCCCCGACGGCGTGCCGTCGGTGCTGGTCGTGACCTCGCTGGCGCAGTCGCACCGGCTCACCGTCGAATCCTGGCAGGAGATGGACGTGGAGCGGCTCGCCGCGCTGCTGCCGGCGGAAGGCGTCGACGTGCTGTTCAACCCGGGCGGGGAGGCCTCGGTGCGGCTCGGCGCCGACGAGCTCCGCCGGGCGCTGGCCGCGGAACCGGAGGAACCGGGCGCCGCCGGTTCGTGAGGGTTTGACCGCACCGCGGAACCCCTGACCGGGTCGAGGACCGGGGTCGGGCGCGGTCGTGGGACGATCGTCCGAGGGAGAGGGAGGTGCGCGGGGTGTCCACTGCCGATCGGATGCACGACCTGTTGCTGCACTTGGCGGGACGGGTGCCGGACGACTTCCTCGCGTCGATGCGGGAAGTGCTGTCCACCGGAGTCGTCGGCCGGGTCGCGGGATCGGTGTGCGAGCGGCTCGCGGAGGACAAGGTCTCGGTGACGATCGCCCAGGCCGGTCTGCTCAGCGAGCTCGTCGACGACGCCGCCTCCGCCGTGTTCACCGGCATCCCCATCGCCGACGAGACCCCGCCCTCGGTGTGGCTGTTCGACGCCGACGAGGCGCCGGAGCGGACCGCGGACGCGACCGCCGCGCTCAGCGCGGTGCTGTCCCGGAACCCGTCCGCCCGCGGCCTCTGGACCGCGTGGCGCCGCCCGTTCCGCGGCGAGGGCTCGCCGCTGCCGGTGCACGTGGTCACCACCGACGAGGACGGCGACCTGCCGCGGCTCAGCGGCGAACTGCACCGCGCGCTCGCCGACCACCCCGACGTGCCGCGGATCGAGGTGGTGGGCCCGCGGGACGTGCCCGCCTACCAGCGCGCCGCCCGCGGGCGCGGCACCCTGTCCTGGGCCGTGGACGAACCGGGGGAGCTCCGGATCGCGCGGGTCTTCGACCGCGTCGACCCGGACCGCGGCCCCGAGTTCGACCGCGACCACCCGGTGCTCGAAGCCGAGGACCGCGAAGAGGCGCTGGCCTACCTGCGCGCGGGGGAGCTGCTGCTGAGCACCGGCGCCGCGATGGACGACGTGGTCGACCCGGACCGCGGCCAGGTCGTGCCGACCAGCTACCGCGGCGACGGCGTCTGGCTGTGGCCGGAGGCGGTCACCTACTACCTGGAGGAGCACGGGCTCGCCCCCGACGAGCTCTTCCTGGAGCACATTCGCCGCGCGGGCGGTCTGCCCGAGCCGCTGGACGCGGTGCGCACCCACCGCGCGCTGCGGCACCTCTTCGAATCCTGATCAACCCCGCAGAACGCACCCCCGGCGGGGAGTGAGGAGACCGCGGCATGCCGGACACCGGCGAGTCCCGCTTCTACCTGCTGATGGACCCGGGCTGGGCGCCGTCGGCGGCGGAGACCGAACCCCCGGTCGAAGCGATCATGGGCCTGTGGCCGACGGCCGAGGACGGCGGGCTCGGCAGGTTCCGGCCCAACCCGGACTACGCGCCCACCGATCCCGACGCGCCCGCCGATCCGCTCGACGGGCTGTTCCGGATGCTCACCGCGCGCCGGGCCGAACCGGACCAGCTGCGGCTGCTGCTGCACGACAGCGAGCTGGAGGTGGCGCTCGGCCGCGGCGGCGGGCCGCTCGTGGTGCGCTCGCCCGACGACGTGCCCTGCCTGCTGGTGGCGACCTCGCCGCACTACCGGCTCGGCTCGGAGCAGATCGGCTCCTGGTGGCGGACCGGGGTGGACGGCCTCGCGGACCTGATCCCCGAGGGCACCGACGTGCTGTTCAACCCGGGCAGCCCGGGTTCGCTGCGGCTGGTGGCCGGATTCGTGCGCTCCGCCCGGGAACCGTCCGCCGAGCAGCGCGCCTCCGCGCGCGCCGGCCTGCCCACCGCCGCGGGTGAGCAGCTGCGCCTGCTGGCCTGGCCGATCGATCCCGCCGAGGAGCCCCGATGACCGAGCCGACCCCGGAGCAGGACCTCGCCGCCGGTGCGGCGGCGGTACCGGACCGGGAGACCGCGCCGACCGACTGGATGATGCTCACCGACCCGGCGTGGGTGCCCCCGGAGGAGGGCGCCGAGCCGCCGCGCGAGGTGCTGCTCGGCGGCTGGCCGATGTGGATCGACGGTTCCTGGGGCCGGTTCCAGGCGAACCCCGCCTACCAGCCGCTGACCCCGGAATCGCCGAGCGACCCGGTGGACGCGGTGCTGCGCATCATGGTCCGCGAGGACTACGGCGCGGAGGCCCTGCTGTCGGTGCTGGCGGACACCGCGCTGGAGATCGCGCTCGACGAGGACGGCGTCGCCGTCCTCGACCGGTCCCCGGACGGCGTGCCCTCGGTGCTCGTGGTCACCGCCCCGGTGCACCGCGACCGCGTCGACGCCGCCGACTGGCGCGGCACGAACGCCGCCGAGATCGCCGGAGCGCTGCCGGAGAGCGGCGTCGACCTGCTGCTGAACCCGAACTCGCCCGCGTCCATGCGGCTGTCCGCCGACGCCCTCCGCGCGCACCTCGCGGCCGACGAGGACGAGGCCGCCCGCGGATCGCTGCGAACCGAGATCGGATAGCGTGTGACCAGGGTGTCGCCCACCGCGATCACCCATGAAGGATGTCCCCAGGAACAGCGGCCCACCGGCTCCAGAGCCGTCGTGGCGACCGGGTCGGCGGTTATGACTGAATCGGATCGCCGCAGCGGGCCGCGGAACCGCCGGTCCACCCGGCGCGCGGTCATCGCGGACGCGCTCGCAGCGCACCGCGATCCGGATCGCCTCGGGTGCCGCCACGCCGCAGGAGCGGCCAGGAGCCGCTGCTCGGCGGGGACGCATCGGTCGCACGCACGGTGAGTACGGAGGAACCGGGAACGTGAGCCAGAACGTCATCATGGTCACCCAGGGCACCGGCCAGGGGCACCGGAGCATCGGAGACGCCGTCGACAGCGCGTCCGAGGGTGCGGTGATCGTGGTGGGTCCGGGGCGCTACACCGAGAACCTGGTGCTGACCAAGGCCATCACCATCACCGCCGAGGATGGTCCCGGGACCGTCCGGATCGTGGCGCACAAGGGGGTCGCGGTCGCGCTGGCCGCCGACTCCGCCGCGCTGTCCGGCGTCACCGTGGACGCCATCGACGGGGAGAACCCGGCCGTGCTCGCGACCGCCGGTCAGCTCACCCTCACCGAGTGCGAGGTCCGCGCCAGCGGCTGGGCCGCCATCTACGCCCGGGACACCGGCAGCGTGCTCATGCGCGAGTGCAAGGTGCGCAACCAGGTCGGCGCCGGAGTCGTGGTCACCTCCAAGCAGGGCGGTGTGCTGGACTCCTGCGAACTGCTGGAACTGGGCACCTCCGCGGTCGTCGTCGCCGACGGCGGTGGGCTGACGGTGCGCGCCTGCGCGGTGCGCGAGGCCGCGGGCAACGGGATCTGCCTCAACGGCCGGGGCCGGATCACCGTCGAGGACACCACCGTCGCGGGCACGTCGAAGCCCGCGATCGCCGTGGAGCAGCACGCGCAGCTCACCGCGACCCGGCTGAACGTGGTGGACAGCAAGGGGATCGGCTTCTACCTCGCCAGCTCCGAGTCCGTGCAGCTGGAGGAGTGCCGGGTGGAGCGCGCCGGCGCCGAGGGCATCTACGTCGCCGAATCCTGCTCGCCGATCATGCGCGGCTGCCGCGTCCAGGGCGCCCGCGGCCGCGGCCTGCACTTCGCGGGCCGGGCCTCCGGCGAGATCAGCCGCTGCGAGGTGTCCGATGTGGACGGAATCGGCATCGGCGTGACCGAGCGCAGCGTCCCCGAGTTCGACCAGACCGACGTCTCCGCCTGCACCGGCGGCGTCCGCGTCGACGACGGCTCCGACCCGTTCTTCCGCAGGCTCCGCGTGGTCGGCAGCGACGGCGCCGCGATCGCCGTGGACACCGGGGCGCGCGGCCGGCTGGAGAACATCGAGGTCGACCAGACCGGCGGCTCCGGCCTGGAGGTCACCGGCGAGGCGCGGCCCGCCATCAGCGGCCTCAGCATCCGCCGCGCGGGCGGCTCCGGCGTCGAGGTGAAGGGCGCCGCGCTGTCGCTGTCCAACTGCGACATCACCGAATCCGCCGGGTACGGCGTGCACGCCGGCCCGGGCGCGGACCTGTCGCTGGCCAAGTGCCGGGTGCACGGCAGCGGCAAGGTCGGCTGCCACTTCGCCGACGGCGCCTCCGGATCCGTCACCGACTCCGAGTTCACCGGCAGCGCCTCCGACGGCGTCCACCTCGAAACCGAGGAGACCGTGGCGCTGTCCGGCTGCACCGTCCGCGACAACCGCGGCAGCGGCGTCCGGCAGCTCAAGCCCAGTGCGAAGATCACCGTCGAGAACCTGGTCAGCGGCGGCAACGGTGCGCAGGACGCCTACGGCAGCTCTGCGGCGGCCACCACCGACCAGCAGTCCGCCGACCCGCAGGCTCAGCCCGCGCGGGACCGCGCGCCCAGCGGCTCCGACCCGCTCGGCGAGCTCAACCGGCTCGTCGGCCTCGACGGCGTGAAGCGGGAAGTGACCTCGCTGGTCAACCTGAACAAGATGGCGCAGCGCCGCGTCGACGCCGGGCTGTCCGCGCCGCCGATGGCCCGCCACCTCGTCTTCGCCGGCGCCCCCGGCACCGGCAAGACCACCGTCGCCCGGCTCTACGGCCAGGTCCTCGCCGAACTCGGCGTGCTGCGCTCCGGCCACCTCATCGAGGTGGCGCGGGCCGACCTCGTCGCGCAGATCATCGGCGGTACCGCGATCAAGACCACCGAGGCGTTCAACACCGCGCTCGGCGGCGTGCTGTTCATCGACGAGGCGTACACGCTCAGCTCCGGCCGGGGCGGCAGCGGACCCGACTTCGGCCGCGAAGCCATCGACACCCTGGTGAAGCTGATGGAGGACCACCGCGACGACGTCGTGGTGATCGCCGCCGGGTACTCCAACGAGATGCGCGAATTCCTCAGCGCCAACCCCGGCATGGAATCCCGGTTCAGCCGCACCATCGAGTTCGCGAACTACTCGCCGGAAGAGCTCGTCACCATCGTCGAATCACAGTGCCGCAAGCACGACTACAAGCTCGAGGACGACGCCGTCACCGTGCTGCTGGAGTACTTCGAGGCCATCCCGAAGGACGGCACCTTCGGCAACGGCCGCACCGCGCGCCGGGTCTTCGAGGCGATGACCGACCGGCAGGCGTCCCGGCTCGCGGCCGACGTGTCGGCGATCGACGACGACCTGACGATCCTCAAGGCCGAGGACCTGGACACCTCGCTGGTCTGACGGGTTCGGCGGCGGGAGCCGGACGGCCTCCTGCCGCACCGTCTCGCGCGGCCCGGGCCCGAACCGCCTCCTGCGGCGCGGAGACCGCGCGTCCGCGCTGCGGGAATTCGGCGCTGCCGCGGGAGAACCGGGCTCCGGTGGCCGCCCGGGACCGCCCGGTTCGCGCGGTCAGCTGGCTTGCGCGGTGGAGTCGCCGGAGGTCG includes:
- a CDS encoding type VII secretion system-associated protein, translated to MTEPTPEQDLAAGAAAVPDRETAPTDWMMLTDPAWVPPEEGAEPPREVLLGGWPMWIDGSWGRFQANPAYQPLTPESPSDPVDAVLRIMVREDYGAEALLSVLADTALEIALDEDGVAVLDRSPDGVPSVLVVTAPVHRDRVDAADWRGTNAAEIAGALPESGVDLLLNPNSPASMRLSADALRAHLAADEDEAARGSLRTEIG
- a CDS encoding type VII secretion system-associated protein, with the protein product MPDTGESRFYLLMDPGWAPSAAETEPPVEAIMGLWPTAEDGGLGRFRPNPDYAPTDPDAPADPLDGLFRMLTARRAEPDQLRLLLHDSELEVALGRGGGPLVVRSPDDVPCLLVATSPHYRLGSEQIGSWWRTGVDGLADLIPEGTDVLFNPGSPGSLRLVAGFVRSAREPSAEQRASARAGLPTAAGEQLRLLAWPIDPAEEPR
- a CDS encoding type VII secretion system-associated protein; this encodes MRDETPPDDADRQWVLLVDPAWQPEAEDEPAPAEAVVGAWVLEADGSVGPFQPNPDYLPSREDSPTDPVDAAVQLVVRGEQPERAAIETMRDAMFGIALDGRGAAIVAPSPDGVPSVLVATSPVHARPLDVPSWQEISAADLAASLPAEGVDVLLNPGAPASMRVVAAALKEVVAEPAPTARAPFARDEPIARAERTGRAEPTGPDDPVAPDDPVAPDDPTGRADPIAPDDPTVTTNREDPAVADTDSAEAAREDTGEHWAMLVDPNYAPEHPDDPVPEEAIVGAWYVSDGGVTERFAPNHAYRPSSPELPTDPLDAQLRLAARGEGTADDFVASLPGALICLALDEDGSAIVTRAPDGVPSVLVVTSLAQSHRLTVESWQEMDVERLAALLPAEGVDVLFNPGGEASVRLGADELRRALAAEPEEPGAAGS
- a CDS encoding right-handed parallel beta-helix repeat-containing protein encodes the protein MSQNVIMVTQGTGQGHRSIGDAVDSASEGAVIVVGPGRYTENLVLTKAITITAEDGPGTVRIVAHKGVAVALAADSAALSGVTVDAIDGENPAVLATAGQLTLTECEVRASGWAAIYARDTGSVLMRECKVRNQVGAGVVVTSKQGGVLDSCELLELGTSAVVVADGGGLTVRACAVREAAGNGICLNGRGRITVEDTTVAGTSKPAIAVEQHAQLTATRLNVVDSKGIGFYLASSESVQLEECRVERAGAEGIYVAESCSPIMRGCRVQGARGRGLHFAGRASGEISRCEVSDVDGIGIGVTERSVPEFDQTDVSACTGGVRVDDGSDPFFRRLRVVGSDGAAIAVDTGARGRLENIEVDQTGGSGLEVTGEARPAISGLSIRRAGGSGVEVKGAALSLSNCDITESAGYGVHAGPGADLSLAKCRVHGSGKVGCHFADGASGSVTDSEFTGSASDGVHLETEETVALSGCTVRDNRGSGVRQLKPSAKITVENLVSGGNGAQDAYGSSAAATTDQQSADPQAQPARDRAPSGSDPLGELNRLVGLDGVKREVTSLVNLNKMAQRRVDAGLSAPPMARHLVFAGAPGTGKTTVARLYGQVLAELGVLRSGHLIEVARADLVAQIIGGTAIKTTEAFNTALGGVLFIDEAYTLSSGRGGSGPDFGREAIDTLVKLMEDHRDDVVVIAAGYSNEMREFLSANPGMESRFSRTIEFANYSPEELVTIVESQCRKHDYKLEDDAVTVLLEYFEAIPKDGTFGNGRTARRVFEAMTDRQASRLAADVSAIDDDLTILKAEDLDTSLV